A window of Reinekea marina contains these coding sequences:
- a CDS encoding outer membrane lipoprotein-sorting protein: MKKCLLIAVLVLSGSLMAMTADEIMSRVDQVKTPSTLQSNMTMILVDNKGKQRIRAMQSQSADMGSYDASLLFFLEPADVKGTGFLMKDYKAANEDDDQWMFLPSLGKAKRIAGSDKTGSFMGSDFSYADMSKRNLEDWQFKLLKEDEVNDQKVWVIEALPVSEAVVEKTGYVKTISYVRQDNFLPIRGINYLEKKGEVKLLNVAETKLINGYWINTKVQMISQKNGKTVHRTQMSTTDIIVDANIDQNSFTLNRLEQGL; encoded by the coding sequence ATGAAAAAGTGTCTGCTGATCGCCGTTCTGGTTTTGTCTGGATCGTTAATGGCAATGACCGCCGATGAAATTATGTCGCGCGTTGATCAAGTTAAAACGCCTTCAACCTTGCAGTCGAATATGACGATGATTTTAGTTGATAACAAAGGCAAGCAACGTATTCGAGCCATGCAATCGCAAAGTGCCGATATGGGCAGCTATGACGCGTCATTGTTGTTCTTTTTAGAACCGGCCGATGTGAAGGGTACCGGGTTTTTAATGAAAGATTACAAAGCGGCGAATGAAGACGACGATCAGTGGATGTTTTTACCCAGCTTAGGAAAAGCTAAGCGAATAGCTGGGAGCGATAAAACAGGAAGCTTTATGGGCAGTGACTTCTCATACGCCGATATGAGTAAACGAAACCTAGAAGACTGGCAATTCAAATTGCTGAAAGAAGACGAAGTGAATGATCAAAAGGTGTGGGTCATAGAAGCCTTACCCGTTTCTGAAGCGGTTGTTGAAAAGACCGGTTATGTAAAAACCATTAGTTATGTTCGGCAAGATAATTTCTTGCCAATTAGAGGCATAAACTATTTAGAAAAGAAAGGAGAGGTTAAGCTACTGAATGTTGCAGAAACGAAGTTAATTAACGGCTATTGGATAAACACTAAAGTTCAAATGATAAGCCAAAAAAATGGTAAAACCGTTCATCGAACACAAATGAGCACGACGGATATTATTGTCGATGCAAATATTGATCAAAATAGTTTTACGTTGAATCGCTTAGAGCAAGGTTTGTAA
- a CDS encoding efflux RND transporter permease subunit — protein MSQWMMKVEQWLVALSSVFVHHPKRSLLAFLIVIVAMGQNLRFIELDPEMESFVSPTSDIRVDYSAVKEAFGRNDIVMLGLQGDVLSASFMASLQQLHTRLEDELPYVDDVTSLINAPYQQGSDNSLLVVDLVEELPSLEADFKQLEQRIQNSTLASTILVNDARTMALVMIEPATYDYGEQNQDTADFDNAFEDAFSDDAFSTVAFEAPREQQSLPLVTQFQLMDMIEEVELIMADYPQLSPILAGMPALNVALESTMKSEMAFFLRLTVALIVITLLLFFRQLAAVIAPVVALLSGLLLTFAVFVLAGQKIQIPLILLPTFLLAVTVGDAVHLLTHYYQFIRKGQLKPQAIHSAIKNTAIPMLLTSLTTAGGLLSLSVADVVPIKNLGIYAAIGVMLAFVLTITIVPALLMLLPQAAVKPLESDDRLSELMTFLSKVSWQYGGKIAVLWLIGSMLAFTQIVKLNFSHDPLNWMPASLPIVQATQVIDDQLSGTMTMDVVFDTGEPNGVKQLAFLTQLASWQESLESYSKGNVEVKGVNSIIDVIKESNRALQGGGVEHFSLPKTQSLINEELFLFENSAPEQLYQLVDSDFQKTRMTLILPWSDLMFYEGFVAELQAQGDALFADHASVNVSGLIALLAGTMTALVYSAAFSYVIAAVVIGLMMMLLLNSIKLGVVAMIPNVAPIVIVMGLMYPLGIELDMLTILVATIAIGIAVDNTVHFTHHFRRGIEQGHALKQAMDDAFSGAGKALLTTCVVLAAGFYVFLFSDVSSIFNLGFLCGTSFVLAMLSNFTLTPFLLRWYFRNTETEKEHSIT, from the coding sequence ATGAGCCAGTGGATGATGAAAGTAGAGCAGTGGCTTGTTGCTCTCAGTTCAGTTTTTGTGCATCACCCCAAGCGATCTTTATTGGCTTTTTTAATCGTCATTGTTGCGATGGGCCAAAACCTACGGTTTATTGAATTAGACCCTGAAATGGAAAGTTTTGTCTCGCCAACCTCAGATATTCGAGTCGACTATAGTGCTGTTAAAGAAGCATTTGGCCGCAATGATATTGTCATGTTGGGCCTGCAAGGTGACGTTTTGTCGGCGTCTTTTATGGCGTCACTTCAGCAGTTGCACACACGGCTAGAAGATGAACTGCCGTATGTTGATGACGTCACCTCGCTCATCAATGCGCCGTATCAGCAGGGGTCTGATAACAGCTTACTGGTGGTCGATTTAGTAGAAGAACTGCCAAGCCTTGAGGCCGATTTTAAGCAGCTAGAGCAAAGAATTCAGAACAGTACTCTGGCCAGTACAATTTTAGTGAACGATGCCCGCACGATGGCGCTGGTGATGATAGAGCCGGCCACCTATGATTATGGCGAGCAAAACCAAGATACCGCAGATTTTGATAACGCATTTGAAGATGCCTTTAGCGATGATGCATTTTCAACGGTGGCTTTTGAAGCACCTCGAGAGCAACAAAGTTTGCCGTTAGTGACTCAGTTTCAACTTATGGACATGATCGAAGAAGTTGAACTCATCATGGCCGATTACCCGCAACTATCGCCCATTTTAGCGGGCATGCCTGCCTTAAATGTGGCACTAGAAAGCACCATGAAAAGCGAAATGGCCTTTTTCTTACGCCTCACGGTGGCTCTCATTGTGATTACATTGCTGCTCTTTTTCCGCCAGCTTGCTGCGGTTATTGCGCCTGTAGTAGCGCTATTATCTGGGTTACTGCTTACTTTCGCAGTATTTGTGTTAGCGGGTCAAAAAATACAAATTCCATTGATACTACTGCCAACATTTTTGCTGGCCGTTACGGTCGGAGATGCCGTTCACTTACTTACGCACTATTACCAGTTTATTAGAAAAGGGCAATTAAAACCCCAGGCCATTCACAGCGCCATTAAAAACACTGCAATACCGATGTTGCTCACTTCTTTGACGACGGCCGGTGGTTTGTTGTCTTTATCGGTTGCTGATGTCGTGCCTATTAAGAACCTAGGAATCTATGCGGCAATTGGCGTAATGTTGGCATTCGTGCTGACGATAACGATTGTGCCCGCCTTGCTGATGCTCCTTCCTCAAGCAGCGGTGAAACCGTTAGAAAGTGATGATCGGCTTTCTGAGCTTATGACATTTCTGTCGAAGGTCTCTTGGCAATACGGCGGTAAAATTGCCGTGTTGTGGTTGATAGGCTCTATGCTGGCTTTTACGCAAATTGTAAAACTCAACTTTTCTCATGATCCACTCAATTGGATGCCAGCAAGCTTACCTATTGTGCAAGCGACCCAAGTTATTGATGACCAGCTCAGTGGCACCATGACCATGGATGTGGTGTTTGATACTGGCGAGCCCAACGGCGTAAAGCAATTGGCATTTTTAACTCAGCTAGCAAGCTGGCAAGAATCCCTTGAAAGCTACTCAAAAGGGAACGTAGAAGTTAAAGGCGTTAACTCCATTATCGATGTTATTAAAGAGTCTAATCGTGCACTGCAAGGTGGCGGCGTAGAACATTTTTCTTTGCCAAAGACTCAGTCGCTGATCAATGAGGAGTTGTTTCTATTTGAAAACAGTGCGCCCGAGCAATTGTATCAGCTCGTTGATAGTGATTTTCAAAAAACTAGAATGACGTTGATACTGCCTTGGAGTGACTTGATGTTTTACGAAGGGTTTGTTGCCGAACTTCAAGCACAAGGGGATGCGCTATTTGCCGATCACGCTAGCGTAAATGTAAGTGGGCTGATCGCATTATTGGCCGGCACCATGACTGCATTGGTTTACTCGGCGGCATTCAGTTACGTCATTGCGGCGGTTGTTATTGGGCTGATGATGATGCTGTTACTCAACTCAATAAAGCTCGGCGTTGTTGCCATGATTCCCAATGTTGCCCCCATTGTCATCGTAATGGGGTTAATGTACCCGTTAGGCATTGAGCTCGATATGCTCACCATTTTAGTCGCCACAATCGCCATTGGGATTGCGGTAGACAACACCGTGCATTTTACACATCACTTTCGGCGCGGCATTGAACAAGGGCACGCATTGAAACAGGCGATGGACGATGCCTTTTCGGGGGCAGGTAAAGCGTTATTAACAACCTGCGTTGTATTAGCGGCAGGGTTTTATGTATTTCTATTCAGTGATGTGAGTAGCATATTCAATCTAGGTTTTTTGTGTGGAACTTCGTTTGTATTGGCCATGCTTTCTAACTTTACCTTAACGCCATTTTTATTGCGCTGGTATTTTAGGAATACGGAAACTGAAAAAGAACATTCAATAACTTAA
- a CDS encoding rhomboid family intramembrane serine protease yields MIIFPTEKRLEMSRAPFVLIALILLNVFIYFTYQSGDNEKAGRAIESYMERNFLEQEYPIFVDYLKAEEDKVTLERVEQFYYDEQLVNVAASILMHTEFYSHLQRYAKSEFELSFYNEWRRPRQEIQDQFSSISSFSGGLISNDVSVSDLLSHQFLHGSVSHLLGNMVFLFIFGYAVEAAIGHLRFLVFYLVGGVFAGLAQVVTHLDSGVPLVGASGAISGVMAMYLAVFRFKKIEFFYWVLFFVGYFRAPALLILPFYIGKEIYSYMTAVDSNVAFMAHAGGFVAGAILIGVALLLSPKLLDQSYLDEDQDFSPRQKALAKIYSAIDALRFDSALTQLNQLIQAEGLDYELANIRYNLNRVVRNKTFSRELNEFLSLSNLSIEQKKELAQVWQTTGEQYATLAPDELLKLALKILTPNNSVAAKSIHERLFQLETRPADLKLLTQKLMEVFAQEHDHHNLSLFKERYQSLTQECAHGHL; encoded by the coding sequence ATGATTATCTTCCCCACCGAAAAACGGCTCGAAATGTCTCGTGCGCCGTTCGTGCTCATTGCGCTTATTTTATTAAATGTATTCATTTATTTTACTTATCAGTCAGGTGATAACGAAAAGGCAGGCCGAGCAATTGAAAGCTACATGGAGCGTAATTTTCTTGAGCAAGAATACCCCATTTTTGTTGACTACCTTAAAGCTGAAGAAGACAAAGTTACATTAGAGCGAGTAGAACAGTTTTACTACGATGAACAGCTCGTGAATGTTGCCGCCAGCATTCTGATGCACACCGAGTTTTATAGCCATTTACAACGGTACGCAAAATCTGAATTTGAACTCAGCTTTTACAATGAATGGCGCCGACCAAGGCAAGAAATTCAAGATCAGTTTTCGTCTATTAGCTCTTTCTCCGGCGGACTAATCTCCAACGATGTTTCAGTATCCGATTTATTATCACATCAGTTTCTACACGGTAGCGTTAGCCACTTACTCGGCAATATGGTGTTTTTGTTTATCTTCGGCTATGCCGTAGAAGCCGCGATTGGTCATCTACGATTTTTAGTTTTTTACTTAGTAGGCGGTGTATTCGCCGGTTTAGCGCAAGTAGTGACTCATCTCGACAGCGGCGTTCCCCTAGTGGGCGCTTCTGGCGCAATTTCTGGCGTTATGGCCATGTACTTAGCGGTCTTCCGATTTAAGAAAATAGAATTTTTCTATTGGGTTCTGTTTTTTGTGGGTTATTTTAGAGCGCCTGCATTGCTTATTTTGCCGTTTTATATAGGTAAAGAAATATACTCTTACATGACAGCCGTAGATTCTAACGTTGCCTTTATGGCGCACGCGGGTGGGTTTGTGGCTGGCGCAATTCTAATTGGCGTAGCATTGTTACTTTCACCAAAATTATTAGATCAAAGCTACTTAGACGAAGATCAAGATTTCTCACCGCGTCAAAAAGCCTTAGCCAAAATATACTCAGCAATAGATGCGCTTCGTTTTGACTCGGCACTTACGCAACTTAATCAGTTAATTCAAGCCGAAGGGCTCGATTATGAACTGGCTAATATTCGCTACAACCTAAACCGTGTTGTTCGCAATAAAACCTTCAGCCGCGAACTGAATGAATTTCTATCGCTGTCTAACTTATCGATCGAACAGAAAAAAGAGCTTGCACAGGTTTGGCAAACAACGGGCGAGCAATACGCTACGTTAGCGCCCGATGAACTACTAAAGTTAGCTTTAAAAATACTTACGCCGAATAATTCGGTCGCCGCTAAATCGATTCACGAGCGATTGTTCCAACTTGAAACACGGCCCGCCGATTTAAAACTGCTGACGCAAAAGCTCATGGAAGTGTTTGCGCAAGAACATGATCACCACAATTTAAGTTTATTTAAAGAACGTTATCAATCATTAACGCAGGAGTGTGCGCATGGACACCTGTAA
- a CDS encoding TetR/AcrR family transcriptional regulator, which produces MINSIKVSHMTPDSQQQDTARKALLNAARELFLKNAYANISIRRIADKAKVNSAMIAYYFGSKSGLFREMLASYVEQVTSELKANINQTPKASSLEGILLNFYRSMPAELATLLFRTLSFEQSDMRDWILESLLKPTLAMAEAYFAQVISHSNKDEITMVVRVSFQSMLVGPKLLEKPLNELDLGTIDDDFYQQLAKFNARLFASYFNLEATE; this is translated from the coding sequence GTGATTAATTCAATAAAGGTCAGCCACATGACACCCGACAGCCAGCAACAAGATACGGCTCGGAAAGCGCTATTAAATGCGGCGCGTGAGCTGTTTTTGAAAAATGCCTACGCCAATATATCCATTCGCCGAATCGCCGATAAGGCTAAGGTGAATTCCGCCATGATTGCCTATTATTTTGGCTCCAAGAGCGGCTTATTTAGAGAAATGTTGGCGTCTTATGTCGAGCAAGTTACTTCTGAGCTGAAAGCCAATATAAACCAAACTCCTAAAGCATCCTCATTAGAGGGCATTTTATTGAATTTTTACCGCAGCATGCCCGCTGAGCTAGCAACGCTTTTATTCAGAACCTTGTCTTTTGAGCAAAGCGACATGCGCGATTGGATATTGGAATCGCTCTTGAAACCAACACTGGCGATGGCCGAAGCCTATTTTGCGCAGGTCATTTCACATTCAAATAAAGACGAAATTACCATGGTTGTTCGAGTGTCGTTCCAATCGATGCTTGTAGGGCCAAAATTACTCGAAAAACCATTAAATGAGCTCGATCTTGGCACCATCGATGATGACTTTTATCAACAACTGGCTAAATTCAACGCCCGACTCTTTGCCAGCTATTTTAATTTGGAGGCTACAGAATGA